The Vibrio fortis DNA segment CATTGTTGCTATTGTGAATCTTGTTAGTATCCGATTTGACAGTAAATAAAGCGTCACAAGCGGACTTATCTAGTAAATAAGTCGAATATTTTTCGTGTTAAATCCTTAAGAATTCCTCGCAATAGGCTAATTTGAGCGAGCTATAGACTTAGGTGGACACATTTCCACCACATTGTTAACTCATTCCATTTATTTGAGTATTTTGATCACACTTTAAAATCCCAAAAAGCAACCGTTTGCATTCTCTTTTTGATCTAAGTATTTTTCGACAAAAAATAAGTGCTACAAATTGATAAAGTCAATAGTGTTGCATATCACAAAACTCGACGTTATAACCAAAAATTCTAGCTAAATCAGCCAATATAGCTGGATTTAATTTTACTAGCAGAATAACAAGCCTTACCTTACAATCCCGCCACATAAAAATTACAACTTAAATACAAGCCTAATTCGTGCCAATAAAAGTGACAATTTAAGATCACAGCACAACGGTTTATCCCCCAAGCAGGTAAGCACCCTACACTCGCCAAGCCTGCAAAACTTAACGTGAAAGGTCCCAAGTAAAGATGAGCCCTGAAAAGCACCTCCTAGACTGGCAAACTAGTCAAACTATTGCTGAATCTATCGCCCCAACTCTTGGTCAGCTATACCGTCAAAAAGGCGTTGAAGTCATTCTCTTCGGAAAGACTCTAGTTAACGCAACGACTATTGACATCATCAAAGCTCACCGACTTTCAAAGCACTACACAGGCTCCCCGCTTACCCCTTCACAAACACAACCAATTATCCAACACCTACTCTCGATGCGCTTATCTCCTTGCCGCGTTGATGTAGGTCGCCTAGCGCATCAATACTGGGAAAACCACGATGATGTTGCTGCGATGGATGACTTCCTTCAAACGGCTCTAGTTGAGTCACTAGAAGGCGAAGCGATGACTAAGCCTCGTGATGTTGTGTTGTACGGTTTCGGTCGTATCGGTCGACTACTGACTCGTATCCTTGTTGAGAAAAGTGGCCCAGGTTACCCACTTCGTCTACGTGCTATCGTGGTTCGTGGTGGTAAAGATGGTGATCTAGAGAAGCGTGCTAGCCTACTGCGCCGTGACTCAGTACATGGCCAATTCAACGGCAGCATCGTTATCGATAGTGAGCGCAAAGCAATCATTGTTAACGGTAACTTCATTCAAGTTATCTACGCGAACAAGCCAGAAGATGTTGATTACACGGCTTACGGTATTGATAACGCTCTGGTTGTTGATAACACAGGTGTGTGGCGTGACGCAGAAGGCCTAGGCCAGCACGTTGCGTGTAACGGTGCAAGCAAAGTACTTCTTACTGCTCCAGGTAAAGGCGACATCAAGAACGTTGTATTTGGTGTGAACGAAGACGTTATCAAACCAGAAGATACGATCATCTCAGCAGCAAGCTGTACGACAAACGCAATCACTCCGGTATTGAAAGCTGTACACGACAAGTTTGGCGTAACATCGGGTCACATTGAGACAGTTCACTCGTTCACAAACGACCAAAACCTGATTGATAACTTCCACTCAGGCGATCGTCGTGGCCGTGCAGCTTCACTGAACATGGTTCTGACTTCAACAGGTGCAGCGAAAGCGGTAGCGAAGGCGATGCCTGAGATGGCTGGTAAGCTAACTGGTAACGCAATTCGCGTACCGACACCAAACGTGTCAATGGCAGTTGCTAACCTAAACCTAGAAACAGGTACAACGAAAGAAGAGCTAAACACGTACCTACGTGAAATGGCGCTATCTTCTCCACTTTCAGCACAAATCGACTACACAGATTCAACGGAAGTGGTATCAACTGACTTAGTCGGTTCTCGTCACCCAGGCGTTGTCGATGGTGTTGCAACAATTGCACAAGACAACCGTGCTGTACTTTATATCTGGTACGACAATGAGTTCGGATACAGCTGCCAAGTGGTTCACTGTATGGAACAGATGATGGGCGTACGCTACAAAACTTACCCAGCGGTTTAATCCTCTAGGTATAAAAAGCTCCACAACATAATAATCATATAGGCGAAGTTCGTATGAGCTTCGCTACCCCCCTTTCATCGAGTACTTTACGGTCAAT contains these protein-coding regions:
- a CDS encoding glyceraldehyde-3-phosphate dehydrogenase; this translates as MSPEKHLLDWQTSQTIAESIAPTLGQLYRQKGVEVILFGKTLVNATTIDIIKAHRLSKHYTGSPLTPSQTQPIIQHLLSMRLSPCRVDVGRLAHQYWENHDDVAAMDDFLQTALVESLEGEAMTKPRDVVLYGFGRIGRLLTRILVEKSGPGYPLRLRAIVVRGGKDGDLEKRASLLRRDSVHGQFNGSIVIDSERKAIIVNGNFIQVIYANKPEDVDYTAYGIDNALVVDNTGVWRDAEGLGQHVACNGASKVLLTAPGKGDIKNVVFGVNEDVIKPEDTIISAASCTTNAITPVLKAVHDKFGVTSGHIETVHSFTNDQNLIDNFHSGDRRGRAASLNMVLTSTGAAKAVAKAMPEMAGKLTGNAIRVPTPNVSMAVANLNLETGTTKEELNTYLREMALSSPLSAQIDYTDSTEVVSTDLVGSRHPGVVDGVATIAQDNRAVLYIWYDNEFGYSCQVVHCMEQMMGVRYKTYPAV